The stretch of DNA aacaagcaaacaacaacaacaacaaaaacctaaGCAATTGTGGTAAATGTCAAAACTAAAGTTGAACCATCTACAACATGAAATAATAACTATGTAACATGCACTGCTGAGACTACAAAATGATTTACTATACAAATACTGTTTAATATCAGTGTGTTCTTACTGATTGTGTGACTCATTCCAACCACAAAGACACATGCGCTCATCTACAAGAATAgttgaaatgaaaatgtactcatccccaggccatccaagatgtagatgaactTTACAGAACAAATTTAGAGAAATTGTGCATTACATCACTTATTgatgctttgcagtgaatgggtgccatcagaatgagatctgataaaaacatcacaataatccacaagtaatccacaccactccagtccataaaTGTATGAAACAATTccataattaagatgtttttaatattgcttcctccagtgaaaaaattgCCTCGTCTGAATCcggtgagaaatatgcagagATCAGAGATGTTATGCAGAGAATGAAAGCAGAATAATTATTTGGCATAAAATGACAGCATGGCTCATGAGTCATGGCCTGATCTGACAATGATCAGACATACTTCAGCACTTTTCAGAGTAAGTACACTAGGTCTCAAGTGACTTCAAAAGCCCATCTGGTGGGGTGTGAGGGGAAATGGTCTTTtaaaaccattaggccacagtcGACTCATTATTCTGGTTTAACCCAGGTCTGTACTATTCAATACTATGACACACTGGTGGTTCATTACAGCCATTATAAAAGGAAATACAAATTTCACAGCTTAAACCATCCATTGTAgcctaattaaaatgtctcagtaACTCAAACTTCACATTTTTATATCCAGATACTAAGCATGTGCCCAAGCAAAAGCACATATCAGCTGAGATTAAACATTCAAAGGGGTGTGAATGGTGGCAGAATTGTTCAAAATATCCAAACAGCTGTGTAATCGTAAATACAAcatccattaataataataaaaaagaattttaaacaatgttaaaagtcagaagaagaagaaaaaaaaaatacaagtttggaacaatttGATGGCTTAgggttcatttttgggtgattatCTACATTTCAAGATGGATATATAACATTATAGACAACAATAACTCAATAATCTCATTTTGCCTTTAAATATGTATTTGGATTAACCAATGCACCGTAGAATATCCTGAAGCCGCGAACATGCAAATGAAAGCTCTTTAGTTTTCAGTCATTAAGAGCTCTGGATTCCCGTCTCTCCTCTCCAAATGTGTGTCTAGTATGGCCGGCTGAACTCTAGCAAATAAACTTTGACCTTTTAAGACTTTTTCTTCTGCCTGACAGATTCTGAATGACAGACAACAGCTGTTTAAACAATCAAATGCCTGTCTATCTTTAAAAGAAATACTGACATGGTCACAAACAAAGGTGACACTGGTCGTAACACAACTTTCCATTTCCCACAATGACGCCTCTATTACAAACTTCCACAGCACCAACAGAATTCCTGTCTGTGGTCAAATCACTATATAGGaagaaatagtttaaaataagaaaaacttttttttttaattccatctGGACCACCATTTTCAGTGAGATATTGTTAAGTGTAATTCAGGCTTTTGGTGTTAAAAGTGTCAAGCTGAACACTGTCGAACATAGCACACTAAACGAAAAAGGGAAAATAAACATCAAGGATGAAAAACAGATGAAAGCCAGGGAGAGTGAGGGGTTAAACTTGGGCTGGAGAAACCCGATGCTAATTAAGGCTTTGGAATGCCACATAAGGGCTGCATTCTGAAACTTAGAGAGCTGCCTAACTAGACAACATTTTTAGCCATGATTTGCAGACAgttgaaaaatacagttttgagACATTAATTGGTGCTTGCAGAATTATTGATCATTTTAGAAACATGCGGATGCTGTAGATGCATGCAGGATTTTAGACTTTTTATGCGGCAcatttgagtttaattactgTATCACACAGAGTAAAAAAGCAAACATGCTTTGGTTTTAGGCATTATATATGTGTGAGCAGAACCTTTCTATCTAAACACTCTGAAACAGAATGACATGGATTGTGTCACAAAAGTTTTGCTGCTAACATTACCCAAAAGGTATGTTATTGTATATTTTAGGCTTTAAAGTTTTGCATGTGTGCATGTCTGATTTGGCCACAGATGCaccagtaatgtttaaaataCGTACAAACGTGATTCCTAAAATGCTGCGCTTACATATGATGTCTAAAATTTTGACTTGATAGGGAGCTCACTATTTTTGCGGACACAGCCCATTCTGCTTCTGAAGTGTTTAGagtggctcacacacacactccagtggAGGAGAGACGCTCACCTCCTGCTGTTTATATTTTCACTGACATTCCAACAGAAGACAGCTGCAGGTAAAATCATCTTGCTGTTAAAAGAGTCTAACTGCGGaataatacatacaaaatgaAAACCGTCTTATCTTCCGGATCAGGCTGGACTAAATGATAAAGGACTTTCTGTGCTTTTAGTAGGTGTGTAGTGTCAGTATACTCTTTTAAACGCGTATTTTCTCACAAGTCATAattgttattttctttatttaggtGGATAAATGATTAAACAATGCCGCCACCCAAAAAGTCGCTTTTGTTCCTGGTTTGTGTATTTTGCACGTTCTGCTCTGCGCGCTCTGGGGACTTTGGAGACCCCAGACCCTGCTCTGGATCACACTGCCCGGTGGGCAGATCATCCAGACCACCGCGACAGCACAATCCGATAACACAGAGCAGATCAATAAATCACCATCATGCTCCCTCCAGCTTTCCATCGGAACATCACGCAACGCCTCTGTCCCAGCGCGCGCGGTCTGGAGACAAGACAAGGGAAACCGTCCAGACGCGCGTCGCTGGAGTTTTTGGTGCTGTGTGCGCAGATTGTGTTACTCCTCAAAGACCAGATCATGTTATGAACGACACCAGAGAATGTAAAGGAACTGAGTGTCGTCTGCCCCTTAGGATACGACCGAACCCCAGACCGAAACCCTGTGCTGGAGACGGATGTGTGCTCGGGACCAGCCAGCCTCCCCTCATCCATGTGGCAGACAGAGCCGCTCAGTTTTTGGGGGAATTTCCGGACATTGGATATCCCGCTTCAGAGAGTGGGGCTCCTCTGGGAGTTCAGCTCACTTGTGACATCAAACCAGGTGAATTGAAACGGTGGTTCCAGCTGTTCTGCACTTGAATCTTGGTTTAAAACTGGTGTTACACTTAAGTAAACAGAGTAGgctattatattaatatagttaataaaaaatgacatacaGCACAAGTTACTTTTGTTGCTTATTCCACTTAACCGTACAAAAAGTACATGGCATTACCATTTGCTTTATTCAGTAATATCATGGTATTGTCTAAAATACTTCGGACTGTGTATACCACTTACAAAAACAGCTACCATTGTATGACTATGTGCTTTGTTGAACATATGCAGTagcatggtaataccatggtattatttgaattacattgaatgtttaattttcatgcatttttccaCTTTCAAAAAAAGTAGCATGTTATAACCACAAGGTTTCTGGTCGTCATCTATGGTAATTTATGTGCTTCCAACCTTTGTACCCACCTGATTATTTTAGTTATACATAtgatattttaatacaattattttcccacaaattattaaataaaataatacattgtaaatgatttaatttatatcACAGTTTCACAAAGCCCCTCCAGACAACTGGTTCTATTTCATACTATTTAATGTTGCACTTCAAACTATGCATAAAAAATCTCTTTAATGCTCTTTATTCGAGAATGATGCAGACCTGTTTTTGCTTGTGTGAGATATTTGAATAAATCTACAGATCTCTCTATGTACTTTGAAAAATATGAGATGCATGCCACAGGTTGGGGAGTGTATACAAACTATCAGGCTCAATGAAACTCATACTTTATTCAATTTTCGCATCAGTACTGGAATTCCCATACATCAATGAATAGGGGAATTTGACAGCTGGCCATAGAACTATTATTGCAAACATACACATCTGCTTGGCTAAAGAGAGAGTGGTAGAGCAGCAGAACTGCTGGCAGTCAACTGTCAAGACATTGCAGACTACTTTGATCCATTTCCATATGATTGAAAACGTTTTAGCACTGGAGTTGGAAAAAATAGCACTTGGTTTTAAAAATGTGTGATCCAACTTTGACCTTCACATATCAAAAAGTTTTATTAGATTCAGAGAATTTCCGGTTTGGATCATCTTTAAATAAACTATGAATATTGATTAACTCCCAAATAATTGTTCTCATGTAAATCCAAAATATGTTTACAATCCAGTTTGATAAGACCAGTGTATTCCACTGTTAATGGTATGTTAAATGTACAGTTTGTTCTCTTCTTAAAGCTAATTATACACTTGCTGAGTTATATCCACTTAGTTACTCTTTCCATAGGCGTATATATATAAAGTGACATTATCACTAACATTGATCTCGCGAGTttaagcactctctctctctctctctctctctctctctctctctctctcaaaaaataaataaaaatactatcaTTATAATCTCTGAAAATGCATAAACTGTGAAATGAATCTCTTACTTTGTacatacatctgcactttgttgtttatgatgagggaATTCGCAAGAGTCCGGAATTCAGTCAACGAACATGCAAGCGCTCAACAGAACTGATAAGTTTCAGCGAGAACTCATCTGAACGCTTCTGTTTTGCCATTGCATTGCAGAGTTTTGCGTGATTGGTTAAAATGtgcaatactgtaaaaacacCTAAAATGAAACACGGCACAACATGAGCAGATCTTAAAATAATGCCGCATTTAATGTTTATCCATATTCACTTTGTTAGCAACAgacgtaataaattatatttgtttgtgcagGGGCATTTTTGTCCAATTAAGTGGCATTATTGCCCCAAGTCCCTGTTGCCAAGCCTTCCCCAGCCTTACACACGTTCCGCCTataactcttttctttttttactaggGGAGAATGAGGTCCCTGCCGAGGATGCCCTTATCCTGCATCTTCAGTTGGCAAAGGGACAAGAGAAACTGGTGGAGGCTTTGAGAGCTCAACAAGTAGTGATCCGTGATCTGCAGCAGAGACTGGTGGAACAGCAGGGGGCCCTCCTCTCCCAGCAGCGTGAGATACTCAACCAGCAGCGCCGCATGTACGAGCAGATGGATGTGGTGAAAGCTCAGTATGGTCTGCTTTCTGAGACCGTCAAGCAGTTCTCGTTCAAAGGCTTGGAGGGAGAACTACAAAGCTATTTTGAAAGCCACCTGGCCGGCCTTCAGAGCCAAGCACGTACCCACACGCAAAAGTCCTATGCTGTGCATAAGGTAGATGTGGATGCCAAAGTGGTGAATGTAGTTGGAGATGTCGGCCATCCAGTGTTGGGTTGTCAAATTGCTTGTGGGCCTGAAGAATACTGCGACTTCCAGAAAGATCCACCGCAGTGTGAAAGCTGCACTATGTGTCCCCCTGGATTCTTCCTGGTGTCACAGTGCTCCCCCAATGCTGATAGGATGTGCCAGGTGACAATGTGGCAGCAATTGCATTATGCATGCAACACATAAGATTTCAATGAACAGCAGACCAAGTTATACATCTTAATCTTTAACATGTCTTTGAGTAACAAATATCTACCAACAGGACAGGGATGAATGCCTCGAATTACCAAGCCTGTGTGGAGAGCGAGTAAAATGTCTTAATACCCCAGGTAAGCAAAAAGAAAACTTAATGCCACCCCAATGCCCGCCTTTAACGGTATCTTGGGATTCACCAAGCTTCTCTTTGTTTCATTCTTCAGGTGGGTTTCGTTGTCTCGGCGTCTCTGAGAGGGAGATGTCCGCAGGGCTGTGTGGTCATGAGTACTTCTACAATCAAGAACTTCATGAGTGCCATGCTTGTTCAGACTGTGATGGCGAGCCTGTTGGCATTCCTTGTACTTTCACCAGTGATGCTGTATGTGGAACTGTGACTGAGAACATGCTCTCACAGTCCTGGACGGCTTCGATTGCCATACCGCCTACAAAGTCGAAGAGTACTTCCATCTATCCAGGACTACAGCTCAATATCCGTGGCAAAGCAGGAAACAACCTGTTGACCAACCATGATGATTACCTCATCCTGCAACAACATGGACTGGTCTGGATAGACTACAACATTGCACTAAAGCATAGCTGCAGGAACTTTCTCCAAGTCGGGATACAGATAAATGGCAGTGAAGAGGATGCTAGAGATCTCAGTGGGGTTCGAATTGAGCAGCCTGAAAGGAAGTTCTTCCAGGGTGTGACTGTAAGTGCAGCAGTTGAGGTGGAACCCAATCATACTCTGACACTTGTGCTGAAGAGTCCCAACCAATACTGCAACCAGAGTAAAGATATTCAAGCCTATGAGCTTGGTGGAGCTTCGTTCAGCTTGCTCTGGCTATCCCATGACACAGGCGCTGTGGCCATGACTGCTCAGATCTCCACTTCAGCCCACTACCAGAGTAACTATCGCCCCACCTTCCGTATAGCCACTGTCTCTGATCCCTACATAGTGGCTCTGACCCATGACAGCCGCGGGATTCGTTTCATGGAGACCGGCATGGTAAAGTTTGTTCTCCAACAGGCCATCTATTCAATGGGCCATTCTTGTGTTCGAGATGGTTTCACACTGATTGTCTACGTCAACAGAAATGGCACTAACCAGGAGGTGCTACGCTCCTTCAAGTCTGGCGTTAACTACAGAGACACCTCCATCAACCTTTCTGGGGCCACAAGGGTGGACAGTGAAGACTGGCTCTATTTTGAAATTGTTGCCCCTTCTCAGTGCAATGTCCGCTACTTTGGTGACAGTTCTGGAATTAGTATGCTGAGCTTGATATGGATCCCTACTGGTGTCTCCTCCATGTTCACAGCCACTGTCTCAAGAGCAGGTCTACCTTCTGGGGCAGTGCGAAATAAACCCCTTCTCTTTAGGCAGATGAGCCCAAATACAGACCAGATGCGACTAGCTGGATCTGGTGAGCCGCATACTCATAGGAACTTTGTGTTTTCAGATGTTGGGACGGTCAGTGTGGCACTCAACCTAAAACTGATCCACTCCTGCAGTGTGGTCAAGCTGACCCTTTACCGGCAAGATACAGATGGAAGTCAGGCTGCATCCTTGGCCCAGCAGGTGGGTGGACATATGCCTGAAGGTAGTGAGTGGGCCAGTGTGGGGCTGAGAACTTCTTTTGAAGTGCAGAATGGTACTGCCATTTATGTTTCTCTGGATTGCATTCGTGGCCGGATCAACCAGATCACCCACGAGGGCGACACCAACATCTCCATTCTTTGGGTTGGCATCATGATCCCAAGTATGCAATCTTAGATCTAAGGTGCCGTAATCAACTGAAAAAATACTTTGCAAAATTGGTGCTTTCATAAGACAAAGTAGAGAACTTTAAACAGATGAACTTTCCAAAAAAtggttcatttttaaaatgaaaaatgaaatgcacAGGTGCTATTAATACTCCTCTGGTATTCGGATTGTACGTTCATTGGCATTATGTGATGTATTATTGTAAAAATTCAGTTACAGAAACATAAATACACGTTTGAATTTTTCTTGGCTAGAACAATGAACTAATATAACCTTTAAAAAGTACTTTTTCAGTGCTTTGGCTGGTTGAGCAGTGACCAAGGGAGTAATCCCTTTAAATGTCTGCATACAGTATTTTTGTGCATGTTTGATAGAAAGTGTGTTTGTTAAAGAGAAAGAATGTATATTTGTAAGCTGATGTGATGATTTTGTTGCACTTTATCAACACTGAGGTGCATTATTTTGTACAGTGCGCAATTTTGTATTTTGCCCTTTTGAAACAACTGGGATTCAATTAATAAAGCTTGATCTATATGAAAGATTAAAATGATagaaaatattatagaaattataGAAATCAAAATAACAATATAATGAAATCATTATGCATCTTTCAGCTCTTGAATATTTAAATTTAGTACTATGAATGAATACTGCTGACCATAATGTCCTGACATTGTAATTAAtaagaaacaacacaaaacattaacaaagtTGTCCATTCATGCTTAGTTACAGTGTAAGTGGCATATGTCTTCTATTACTCTGCCAAAATGTCTGCCATTTGGTGTCTTTGCATACCATGTTTAATTGCTTCTGCGTGTGCTCAAACTACAGAttacagtgaagtgaacaaacatttGGCAACATTAATATCATGTCTGCCGTCACTGTAAAACACGTTAAAACCAAAGTATACCTTTCATTTACTGTAGAATTAATGTAGAGTGTAatcttctatttaaaaaaatatgcttcttaatattttataaaagctTTTTGGTGGCTCTATGAAATACAATCTACTTGAAAGTCTAAATGGACTGTACTACtcttacaatatattttaaccaAGTTCTATACTTTAGTAGAGAACAGGTTATTTCCActgcatttttataaataaaaataaaaaacattgcttGATAATGTCAGTTTTGGTTGATTTTTAAAATCTAGCACATGCTACATGTGGTTGTTATTGGATTTGTTCGACTTCATAATTGCAGGTAAAATGTGCTTACCAGTTTTTGCTAACCCATACATTCAGGATCCACCCATAGTGGGTTGATTCCAGATGGGCACCAGACATCCTTCCACTGGGCACAGCATCAAGCTCAAGAGGTCAGCAATTTGGTGAAACTTCAGATAGCAGTACTGAAACGGTACAGGACGTCATACTGAACTGTGAAAATGTGATCAAGAATCATGTTCATCAGAGCTTATAGTGCCTTTGATGCATTTGCAATACTTTATCTGGCAAAAGTTTTCAGGAACTTGGTTGAAAAACAATTGAATGCCTGCCGAAACATGACTAACAGTGCTTAAATTAGTGAGAAAACTGATTGTGTGAAACAATAGAATGTAATTGTCTGCTCTGGGAATGGAAAGCAGGTGTGTAGCGTGCTGGAaccagatgtttctgctgtagatCAAATGAGATGTTGCTGCATACAAAAAATATCCATATAAAAGACTATGGTTAGGAAAATAGACAGATATCAACTATAGcactatagagagagagagagagagagagagagagaaagagagctgtATGAATAATTAACATATAACTATCCTGAAAATCACAGAAATTTGGAAAGGGATATTTTTGCTGGTTGGTTTTCGATATCTGATTTTTAGATTGGCAGAGGATTGTTTTTTAGAACTTTCACAGTATGTTTTACAGTTTACAAACAGACTGTCTTTTGTGATACAGTATATCCAGTCAAAAAGATACAAATACAGAGGACTTTCGAAAGGAGTTTATACCTGCATGTGAACCCTGGAAAACAGAAAATGAAGATCAGTTGTggattaaaataaaacagttatcaaTGCCAAAGGAAGGATTAACTGGGAAAAATCTCTCTTGACAAGATAATTATTTTGATACGTGTGGTGTTTATGCGGTGTGTTCCTCTCCAGGCATCTCTGACCACATACTCTTTAGCCCACATAAAACAGAACAAGCTAAATCATTCAACAAGAACAAACCATTTGCTCTTACACAAATTagatataaaatgaaaatgaattaaacaCAACAGCTTGGatgctctcagaaaaaaaaactgctctgTCAGTGATCAAGAAAGTTTCCATTCTGGTTAGAATGTGTATTTTTAGAATATATACACATTGAAAAAATGTATACAGGAatacacataatttacattagAAGATAGCCTATAGCTTTTCAAATAAACTTTCGTGAGTGcataaaatggcaatgcatttttgTTCGATTGTGACAAAAGGATTGACAGCATGTAACAAATGCTCTACATAGAGAGTAACTcgtatgaaaatgtatattttcataatcgaaaaaacaaaacttataatctttaattaaagaatttctgcacaaagtgAATTATGAAAAACATAACTCACTTTTGTGAGAACGTGGTTCAAGATGTTAATGtcctaatgcaaaaaaaaaagaacaaaaaaaaggtAAGGTTTAAACAGATTTAACACATCCTTTCAAAGGAAACAAAGTAATTTGACAGCATGGCAATTTTTGATTCACATGTATTTCACTTTGTGACAAAAAATACACAAAGCAATGTTTTAAACTGAAAGATACAATTATTCCACTCTATCAAGAAGATCTGTAGATGGCCACCTTTATCTTTTTGTAATGAACTTGAGGCATAGAAACAGTATACCTGAACTTTTTCAGAAATATTATGTGTTGACTCTTGTCACTGTTATCTCATACACCTCTTTCGTTT from Carassius carassius chromosome 35, fCarCar2.1, whole genome shotgun sequence encodes:
- the nell3 gene encoding uncharacterized protein nell3; its protein translation is MPPPKKSLLFLVCVFCTFCSARSGDFGDPRPCSGSHCPVGRSSRPPRQHNPITQSRSINHHHAPSSFPSEHHATPLSQRARSGDKTRETVQTRVAGVFGAVCADCVTPQRPDHVMNDTRECKGTECRLPLRIRPNPRPKPCAGDGCVLGTSQPPLIHVADRAAQFLGEFPDIGYPASESGAPLGVQLTCDIKPGENEVPAEDALILHLQLAKGQEKLVEALRAQQVVIRDLQQRLVEQQGALLSQQREILNQQRRMYEQMDVVKAQYGLLSETVKQFSFKGLEGELQSYFESHLAGLQSQARTHTQKSYAVHKVDVDAKVVNVVGDVGHPVLGCQIACGPEEYCDFQKDPPQCESCTMCPPGFFLVSQCSPNADRMCQDRDECLELPSLCGERVKCLNTPGGFRCLGVSEREMSAGLCGHEYFYNQELHECHACSDCDGEPVGIPCTFTSDAVCGTVTENMLSQSWTASIAIPPTKSKSTSIYPGLQLNIRGKAGNNLLTNHDDYLILQQHGLVWIDYNIALKHSCRNFLQVGIQINGSEEDARDLSGVRIEQPERKFFQGVTVSAAVEVEPNHTLTLVLKSPNQYCNQSKDIQAYELGGASFSLLWLSHDTGAVAMTAQISTSAHYQSNYRPTFRIATVSDPYIVALTHDSRGIRFMETGMVKFVLQQAIYSMGHSCVRDGFTLIVYVNRNGTNQEVLRSFKSGVNYRDTSINLSGATRVDSEDWLYFEIVAPSQCNVRYFGDSSGISMLSLIWIPTGVSSMFTATVSRAGLPSGAVRNKPLLFRQMSPNTDQMRLAGSGEPHTHRNFVFSDVGTVSVALNLKLIHSCSVVKLTLYRQDTDGSQAASLAQQVGGHMPEGSEWASVGLRTSFEVQNGTAIYVSLDCIRGRINQITHEGDTNISILWVGIMIPSMQS